From one Lysinibacillus sp. G4S2 genomic stretch:
- a CDS encoding coenzyme F420-0:L-glutamate ligase, with amino-acid sequence MERVVGTVVRGLRGPIINEGDNIEQIVVDTVLNAAKIEGYSIEDRDIVTVTESVVARAQGNYASIDDIATDVAAKFGDDTVGVIFPILSRNRFANCLRGIAKGVKKVVLMLSYPSDEVGNHLVDIDELDVKGINPWTDTLTEVEFREHFGYKKHTFTGVDYIEYYKELIEAEGAACEVIFSNNPRTILDYTKSVLTCDIHTRLRTKRILTANGAEKVYSLDNILSVSNNGSGFNAEYGLLGSNKATEDSVKLFPHTCQPIVDGIQAKIKEATGKTVEVMVYGDGAFKDPVGKIWELADPVVSPAYTAGLDGTPNEVKLKYLADNDFANLRGEELKAAISEYIQNKDEDLTGQMAAQGTTPRRLTDLIGSLSDLTSGSGDKGTPMIYIQGYFDNYTK; translated from the coding sequence TTGGAACGTGTAGTTGGTACAGTAGTAAGAGGTCTTCGTGGTCCAATTATTAACGAAGGCGATAATATTGAACAAATTGTTGTCGACACAGTATTAAACGCAGCAAAGATTGAAGGCTATTCAATTGAAGATCGTGACATCGTAACAGTAACAGAATCTGTCGTAGCGCGTGCACAAGGTAACTATGCATCAATCGATGACATCGCAACAGACGTAGCTGCTAAATTTGGTGACGATACTGTTGGTGTTATTTTCCCAATACTTAGCCGTAACCGTTTCGCTAACTGCTTACGTGGTATCGCTAAAGGCGTGAAGAAAGTCGTTCTTATGCTAAGCTATCCATCAGATGAGGTTGGTAATCACCTAGTTGATATCGATGAGCTAGATGTAAAAGGGATTAACCCTTGGACGGATACTTTAACTGAGGTTGAATTCCGTGAGCATTTTGGCTATAAAAAACACACATTTACAGGTGTAGATTATATTGAGTATTATAAAGAGTTAATCGAAGCTGAAGGCGCTGCTTGTGAAGTTATCTTTTCAAATAACCCAAGAACAATTTTAGACTATACGAAGAGTGTTTTAACGTGTGATATTCATACACGCTTACGTACAAAACGTATTTTAACGGCAAATGGCGCTGAAAAAGTATACAGTCTTGACAATATTTTATCTGTATCTAATAACGGTTCTGGCTTCAATGCGGAATATGGTCTACTTGGTTCAAATAAAGCAACTGAAGATAGTGTAAAATTATTCCCACACACTTGCCAACCAATTGTTGACGGCATCCAAGCAAAAATCAAAGAAGCTACTGGTAAAACAGTTGAAGTAATGGTTTACGGCGATGGCGCATTTAAAGATCCTGTAGGTAAAATTTGGGAGTTGGCAGACCCTGTCGTATCTCCTGCTTACACTGCTGGATTAGATGGCACACCAAACGAAGTAAAGCTGAAATATTTAGCAGATAACGATTTCGCAAATCTTCGTGGTGAAGAGTTAAAAGCAGCAATTTCTGAGTATATCCAAAACAAAGATGAAGATTTAACTGGGCAAATGGCCGCTCAAGGTACAACACCTCGTCGCTTAACAGACCTAATTGGTTCTCTTTCAGACTTAACTTCAGGTTCAGGTGACAAAGGAACACCAATGATTTATATTCAAGGTTATTTCGATAACTATACAAAATAA
- a CDS encoding RNA ligase family protein: MTNLMKYPRSFHLPWSRGYTHDDKVAKNVDHFLGKEVVVTEKLDGEGTTLYHNYMHARSINSGDHPSRHWVKTFHATFAFQIPEDWRLCGENVYAKHSIYYNELTSYFYLFSIWNDKNICLSWDETVDYAAKLGIETVPVVYRGIFDEEKIKKTFTGKSLLGGEQEGYVIRNAAAFHYDDFQYNLGKFVRKNHVRTSEHWLNEEMMPNQLK; this comes from the coding sequence ATGACCAATTTGATGAAATATCCAAGAAGCTTTCATTTGCCGTGGAGTAGAGGGTACACACACGATGATAAGGTTGCTAAAAATGTGGATCATTTTCTTGGAAAAGAGGTTGTTGTAACCGAAAAATTGGATGGTGAAGGAACAACACTTTATCACAACTATATGCATGCTAGAAGCATAAATTCAGGAGATCATCCATCTAGGCATTGGGTAAAAACATTTCATGCTACATTTGCATTTCAGATTCCAGAAGATTGGAGATTATGTGGTGAAAACGTTTATGCCAAGCACTCCATTTACTACAATGAATTAACTAGTTACTTTTATTTATTCAGTATTTGGAATGACAAAAATATTTGTTTAAGCTGGGATGAAACCGTCGACTATGCAGCTAAACTGGGCATAGAAACAGTACCTGTAGTATATCGAGGCATTTTCGATGAAGAAAAAATAAAGAAGACTTTTACAGGGAAATCACTTCTTGGGGGTGAGCAGGAAGGGTATGTTATTAGAAATGCGGCTGCTTTCCATTATGATGATTTTCAATATAACCTAGGGAAATTTGTTAGAAAGAATCATGTTCGAACAAGTGAACATTGGTTAAATGAAGAAATGATGCCTAATCAATTGAAATAA
- a CDS encoding AAA family ATPase, protein MKVIFTVGLPGSGKSTFVKRLAKSENAVVLSSDAIRQELFGDVARQKSRIVFRVLYERLNEFVARGQSVIVDATNIERERWMFALGKLSDDVKTVCYYFDTPYALCITRNQQRKRKVPLIIMDKMRKNLEFPILGEGFDEVHIVHESSPYEISKEQFLSLIQSEPAYDELFQKLRSVQLFKEIYQFNQENPYHQFLLCQHTYFVYEYMNEYYMESDKLALQIAALFHDVGKPFCKKYKELQQRYGYYGHENVSAQMVCHFLLELGFEEDFVLKVVNLVQFHMLIQYGGDKGGSKIYHLVNADLLTKLYFFREADQFAK, encoded by the coding sequence ATGAAGGTGATATTTACAGTTGGGTTACCTGGAAGCGGCAAGAGCACGTTTGTTAAGAGACTAGCCAAAAGCGAAAATGCAGTTGTTCTTTCAAGTGATGCTATACGTCAAGAGTTATTTGGTGACGTTGCAAGACAGAAATCACGAATAGTATTTCGTGTTTTGTATGAACGTTTAAATGAATTTGTGGCTAGAGGTCAATCTGTCATTGTTGATGCGACAAATATCGAACGGGAACGTTGGATGTTTGCATTGGGTAAATTGTCTGACGATGTGAAGACTGTATGCTATTATTTTGATACACCATATGCGTTGTGTATAACAAGAAATCAACAAAGAAAGAGAAAAGTTCCGTTAATAATAATGGATAAAATGAGGAAGAATTTAGAGTTTCCGATATTGGGGGAGGGATTTGATGAGGTGCATATTGTACATGAATCGAGTCCGTATGAAATCTCGAAAGAGCAGTTTCTTTCACTAATCCAAAGCGAACCCGCATATGATGAGCTTTTTCAAAAGTTGAGATCAGTCCAACTATTTAAAGAGATTTATCAATTTAATCAAGAAAATCCATATCATCAATTTTTACTTTGTCAGCATACGTATTTTGTTTATGAATATATGAACGAATACTATATGGAGAGTGACAAGCTAGCATTACAAATTGCCGCTTTATTTCATGATGTAGGCAAACCATTTTGTAAAAAATATAAAGAATTACAACAAAGATATGGGTATTATGGACATGAAAATGTATCTGCTCAAATGGTATGCCATTTTTTATTAGAGCTAGGCTTTGAAGAAGACTTTGTTTTAAAGGTTGTTAATTTAGTGCAATTTCATATGTTAATTCAATATGGGGGCGATAAGGGAGGAAGTAAGATTTATCATTTAGTAAATGCTGACTTATTAACAAAGCTTTATTTCTTTCGCGAGGCAGATCAATTTGCCAAATAG